TGCTGGCCTCATCGTTCTTGCGGAGCAGCTCAATCTCAACCGCGTTTTCTCTTACAGGTATTGTTGTGGAGGAGGCGATGATAACAATAAGGTAGGATCGGATTGTGTGGTGTGCTTGTGTACGCTGAGAGATGGGGAACAGGTCAGGAAGCTTGATTGCCGTCACGTATTTCACAAAGACTGCTTTGATGGCTGGCTTGATCATCTCAATTTCAACTGTCCACTCTGCCGCTCGCCGCTCGTCTCCAATCAGCGCGTCGAATTCACGCGGAGGCGCGTGGGTGGGGATTTGCTGGATTGGTTCTCTACTAGTTGATGCGTTTTGTTCCTGATGCGGCGTTCATGACGGCTGTTTACGGTGGATGATGGCAGTCCGCGATTTTTTTGGGGGGTAAAATTTGAAAGTTTTATGGCAGTTTTGACCATGGAATTtctctttttatctttttttccaattatttatcttttttagaGCTCCCGAGggttcttttattattattattattgtaaattttgaaatttgagaGTTTGTTTTGTTATGAGAGGAGAGAGTAGTCTTGTACAAAGGCTATTACCACTTGTTAGAGACGTACAAATACAGTATGCTATTGTTGTTAGCAGAATATTCGGACGTATTATTCCGCttctagattttttaaaatcttatttCTTCCAAAAATGTCGGTTTAAATATctttttcgattttttattattaaaatttaattccagaactttttcaattttaatcttTAACTGTTAATTTTTAACCCCTGAATTaaagtaaatttatatttttggcaatttttttattaatcttaattaattttaggaATTAGAATGTGGCTTTTCCTatgcaaattaaaaaaaaaacaaggaaAAAATGTCAAGGACTTTTGTTGAATGTTTAGATTTTGATATGTTAAGAGCAAAAAAGTCTTTTTGATAAAAAGCAGCCAATTGGGATTAAATCTAAAATCTATttagtttaatatatttataatcgaGTTAAATCCATACTcacatttaatatttatgaaataatagatatatatataattgactttaatattattttatataattatttttccagATGCATTGCAGTTTCTGCAACTGCTACTTCAAGTGAAAAACTAAACAATGGGATTTGTGAGAAAAATGAGCaggtaaaagaaagaaaagataaataaacaaacaaaaacaaaatagaGATATTAATTTGTTGATGACATAATTGgtaaaagaattcaaataaatttttataattttttttatggaaaaattactttttagtccctgaggtgtaacgtaattaacacttctgttcctctattttggcgacacaacacttaagtccttcactttattttctgtccaaattcatagtctttctgtccaaaatagccgtttaggacacatgaattgacaaaattaaccctcactaaacccaacttcttcttcttcttcctaccc
This Manihot esculenta cultivar AM560-2 chromosome 6, M.esculenta_v8, whole genome shotgun sequence DNA region includes the following protein-coding sequences:
- the LOC110616786 gene encoding E3 ubiquitin-protein ligase RHA2A, coding for MGLQNQLNDVSSDSIPLLLIALIAKCVDHLRSLLFTFFHFFGLSRFGSSHGVIDDGLLASMGSSLAGLIVLAEQLNLNRVFSYRYCCGGGDDNNKVGSDCVVCLCTLRDGEQVRKLDCRHVFHKDCFDGWLDHLNFNCPLCRSPLVSNQRVEFTRRRVGGDLLDWFSTS